The genomic interval GACTGAAAGTCTTCCAAGCAACATCATTTCCAAAGGCAAGGCCTCCAGCCAGAAAATGTCTCCAAAGCAAGCATTGGCTTTGGTGTTAGTGCTTAATGCCTCCCAGATTAAATCGGCAATCCCAGCTTAGTTGGTTTACCTCTGGCATGAGAGTGACTGTGCAATTGTGACGATTCCATGACCAACGGGAGAATGAAAGGAAATTTGCAGTCACGAACGTACGTACTCCCTCGGAGTGAATGTAGTGGTACTCCAGAAGGGAGGCGCTTTAAAGAGAGTATACGACGTAAGCATCGAACTAGAAGGTTGTGTTCTAATTAGTGAAAGTTTCCAGAATTTTCAATGAACCCGTCATTCTTGCCTGCTAGCGAGAATTCGCTCATATTGCTCCATGGATGTAATGAGAGGCGGCTTTGTTAACTGGAAATGAGCTTCAAACAAGTCACGAGGTTCCAGGCAGATGAACAAGAGGAACACAATCGCACAGCACGCCAACAGTACAATGAATTTGACCCGAGCATTGCCCCGTCTAGGAAATGAGTTCATCATCAACGTGGGATATCAGCTCGGCTAGATTTATTCAGTAAGGCACTAGTTGTGAGTTAAAAGTTGCGGAAATCCAAGTCGACGTTGTGCCTGTTGCTGCAGAGTGAATCCGCCACGTTTTTTAGCTCCTCTTCTTATCTCAAGGATCTTATCTTGCTTGTCCGAGTTTCTTCGCTAGAGCATGGATACCTTGAAcaagaggattggacatggcaatcggcgaagctaggccactttgCGAAAGCAACATTTCAGTTCCCCAAAAGTCACAACATaaagaaaaagccatttaaaggaaaaaaatatgtagtTTTTACGACAAAATATGAGTTATattccttttaatgaaaatagcGAAAGTGTCTgagttatgtagtaaaaagtctaGGTATTTAGGAAGAATAGGTCATTATGAATATAATAAAAGATGCGCACTTTGGTCTCCAATGCCAGTACCCTACTGCCTGTTTCCATTTAGGACTTGGTCAAAGAGCTgggacaaaaagaaaaatcggcctagctccgctgatgtccactcctctagttaaaggtctctctggccAGAGGAAGCTGAACTTTTGAACCTCTCTTGTCCACTGCTGTGTGCAGATGATAGTCGCTCAATTTGAAGTCGTATTCAAAGAGCTCAAAGTCATCACGATAGAGCTCATgcaactttttcatttccgTGGAGTTCAGGGCTGAGAAGTAATGCCTTTGAAGTGCCAAACTCCAAGGGGCTCCCTGGGTATTGCGATTCTCCCAAGATATGGGCACGATGTTTTTCAGGCCCAGTTGGCCGAGCAGAAAGTCCTCTTCCTCTCTTAAAttctcgaatttgatgacaaaatCAAACTGAAGATGGCAAAGACCACACCAAGAGGAAATTGGGTGCCAATGTGGGTCCATCAGACCGTCGCGAAGAACCGCTTGAATAAACTCCCAAAATGTCGGCCTGGGACCTGGAAATGAGTTtcacataaaaaaaacatgtcagTTGAAGCATTGGCTGAGAGGGCCATCACTTATGTCCTTGATACTCACTCCAGACGGTTCCGTGTTTACTATGAGTGGTTCCAAAGCGTTCCAAGGCCTCGGAACGATATTTAGTCACTATCCCAGAGCCATATTTTGCAAAGAAGTAAGCGTTGTCGGCCTCGATTTTGTCCCTGTAAGCACTCAGGAGCCTGTGGAAAGGATGTCTGACAATGAGAAATGTCACCGGCTTAGGCCGCAAGGCCATGTAGGCTTCAAACGAGCTTTTAGGCCGGGGCTTGGCTACAAATTGGGCCAATTCATTCTGGCTTCGGTATTTGAGACTCAACGCATCCAAATCCCGGGGCGAGAAATTCGTGAGGGATGGGAGAGTCACCATCCAATTGGTGGAGGCGGCTTTGTAGACCGGACACCAAACTAAATGGCGATATTTCACGATCAAAAACCGCTCGGTGACCAACTCGGATCGGTTCCTTATCCCATTGTGTCCCTCGCACACGGTCTTGATCCTATGTCGTCGAGCTCGCATCTCGTTTCCATAGACGCAGGCCGTGTAGCCTCTCGGGTTAATTCGAGGTCTTCCCTGGAAGATGGATGAACACTCATTATGGAGCAAGTGGTGTCGTTCGTTTGCCTTCAAGGACATTATAGCCCGACTCAGATGAATATGCTCGATATTCTGAGAGTGATTCAGATAACGAACGGCCACATTGATTTGAGCACCTCTCATGGGAGGAGGCTCCTTCAAATCTGGAATGTCTCGGGAGCCACTTCGGGGACTGTTATTGGCGGGATTAAAACTTTTCCGGGCTCCAAGAGGCTCCTTCGTCAAAAGTTGCCCTTGCCTTGATGACCACTTCGATTGGAGCAGATTGAGTTTGGGTAACGTNNNNNNNNNNNNNNNNNNNNNNNNNNNNNNNNNNNNNNNNNNNNNNNNNNNGAGGCCAATTTgttaaagctcttacctcggaaCTAGAGACTAAACTACTGGGAACTAGgcgcttggacgttaacctgtatgaaaatacactcgccaaagCGCTGTGCAAATACTAATTCTGGGTAttgtccaagccttaactcagcGATGCGACTGTTtgaaaaactggcctctgacAAGCAGCTTGGGCTCCGAACTCATTTTAGCACCTTCAGCATTGCGACGGCGTAGCGGTCTTCGTATATCTGGTCTTCGCTGAAGCGTTAGACAAAGTAGACCTTGATCTATTGATCAATTATCTAACTGGCATAGCAAAAAGGGGGAATATTCGGGTGTGGCTCAGAGAATTTTAACTGGTCGCACCCAAAACGTCAAGGTAGACGGATTATGGGGGCACAACCAAAACGTAGCTTGGGGGGGGGGTGCCCCAGGGATCAATCCTTGGGTCCCTATCATTTATCATTCTCATACTGCCTTTACAGTGGGTGCCCTTCAATCATTGAGcgacaaattcaaattcgtgACTGGACCAACTCTTCTATAACACATGACATGACTTGGGGGTAAAATTATTCCCAGCGTCGGTTAAAATCCCGTAAACCttaccaacaacaacaacaacaatatgaGCTGTATAAGGGGACACATTTCAAAACAACGACTTTCCGTCCAGTGTAGATAATTGTGAATGAGGTTTTATGGCCGAGTTTAGACTTGAAATTGTATTTCAGCACTTTTTAGCAGACGCAATACAATTGAACTGGCTACTAAAGATGATTTATCATACATAAAAAATGACGAGAGACGGTTAGCGGGGCAGGTCCTAGAACAGACATTCCTTGGGCCAAGTGTTTGACGGACAGAAAATGAAACTTGTGTCTTTCACTTGGAGACGAAGGAATAAGCTCGTTTAGATCGGGGACGaaaacaaatgcgtcaaatgaGACTCTCGAGGCAGATGAGCTTGTGGGGGAAAAAAGGACAAGGGGACGTTGGTTTCTAGTCAAGAATGAATTTTGCACAGAGTTCAGAAAAGGCGGTTTTGGGGGGCCTTTGTCATTCTTATTGTTTatcctctttctttccttcatctttcttctcctccgaACCTTCAGTGGAGGATGAGCTCTCTgaggacgatgacgacgacgacgatgagtCTTGATTGCGCTCATTGGACATCTTCTTGTAAGCCATTTCGAATAATTTCAACGACGATTGTTGGAGGTCGTTCACGGACTTCTTGATCTCCTCGGGCTCCATCTCGTCCTTCTTGACCAAGATATCCCGCACCTCTTGGATCTTCTCCTTCATCTTGCTGACCTCTTCCGCATCCAATTGGTCCTTATACTCGTCCATCTTGGTCTCAGTGTCGTGAAGGATACCTTCAGCCTGATTCACAGCCTCAATCCTTTCCTTCTTGACCTTGTCAGCATCAGCATGAGCCTCGGCATCGCGCACCATGTTCTCGATTTCGTCCTTGGACAGGCCGCCACTGGATTGAATCACGATCTGTTGCTCCTTGCCGGTGCCCTTGTCTCGGGCGTGGACATTCACGATCCCATTGGCATCGATATCGAAAGTGACCTCCACTTGGGGCACGCCCCGCGGGGCGGGTGGAATGCCCACCAATTGGAATTGTCCCAAGAGCTTGTTGTCCAATGCCATTTCGCGCTCGCCTTGGAACACCTTGATCTCGACTTGTGTTTGACCGTCGGCAGCCGTGGAGAACACTTGGCTCTTCTTGGTGGGAATGGTCGTGTTTCGGTTGATGAGCTTGGTGAACACCCCGCCCAAAGTCTCGATACCCAAGGAGAGGGGCGTAACGTCCAAAAGAAGGACGTCGGTCACGTCACCAGCCAAGACACCGCCTTGAATGGCGGCTCCCATGGCCACGGCTTCGTCGGGATTCACGGCCTTGGAGGGATTGCGGCCAAAGATGGTTTGACAGGTCTCCTGGACCTTGGGCATACGAGACATACCTCCGACCAAAATGACATCTCCGATATCGGACTTGGACACCTCGGCGTCCTTCATGGCCTTGTTGCACGGTTCGATGGTTTTCTTGATCAGATCTTGAACGATGGATTCGAATTTGGAACGGGACAGCTGGAATTTGAAGGAAACAGTTAGAACATGATTTTAATCGAGCATATAGTGTTGATAGTCTCAGGCGGATGttgatgaaatgttttccTCGGCCTAGTTTTCGAATTCAGAAAGATTTGTTTCTAACTTCTTACAATGCAGTCCAAGGAAAGCTTTGCTCTGCCTCTCCTTGGTTACACCCAAGATCTCTGGATAAATGAGCTCTAGGTGCCTTTGGGAGAGACGACCACTCACTGAACCTAGCCCAGCTATCTATCACATGTAGCCAATTTTAGAAGATTCACCTTCATGTTCATGTGCTTGGGTCCGGATTGGTCCATGGTCAGATAAGGCAAATTGATGTCGGTTTGAAGGGCTGAGGAGAGTTCGACCTTGGCTTTTTCGGCAGCCTCTCGGACGCGTTGCAAGGCCATGCCATCCTTGCCCAAGTCAATTCCCTGATCCTTCTTGAACTCTGACACGAGATATTGCAAGAGAGCATTGTCGAAATCCTCGCCTCCCAAGAACGTGTTGCCATTGGTGGACTTGACCTCGAACACGCCCTTCTGGATCTCCAGGATGGAGATGTCGAAGGTACCCCCGCCTAAGTCGAACACGGCAATGACCTTGTCCTCGGACTTGTCCATACCGTAAGCCAAAGCAGCGGCAGTGGGCTCGTTGATGACACGGAGCACGTTCAAGCCCGAGATCTGACCGGCATCCTTGGTGGCTTGTCTTTGGGAGTCATTGAAGTAGGCAGGAACGGTGACCACGGCGTTCTTGACATTGGTGCCCAAGTAGGAATCGGCagtttccttcattttggtcAGGACGAAAGCTCCGATCTGACTAGGCGAGTACACCTTCCCGTCCGTACTCGAAAGCCAAGCATCTCCGTTCGAAGCTTTGACGATCTTGTAGGACACCATTTTCCTGttgaatggaaaatgaaatcaccCATCTCATGAATAAATGTACCCTAACGTCACAAAGAAAACCGGCAACTTTGGCTTGGTAAACAATATCCTGGGTACGTATTGGTTTCCTCAGAATCATCCACAATacggcggatgtacggtacagccGGCAACTTTGGCTTGGTAAACAATATCCTGGGTACGTATTGGTTTCCTCAGAATCATCCACAATACCTTCACAAGGTTTGTGAAAATCTTATTGAACCCGTATCTCATTGcttttggaaatatttcagCCGCTCAATGACTGATGAAAATAAACATATCCGTCCGTTCACACTCCAGGGCTTTGAGGAACTTACATGTCTTTCTTGACCTCGGCGTCGTCGAATCGTCGCCCGATCAACCGTTTCGTGGCGTAAAAGGTGTTGGCCGAGTTGGTCACGGCCTGACGTTTGGCCGGCATGCCCGCCAATCGTTCGCCCTCTGAAACAAAAGAGGCATCACATTCATTAGTTCGAGCCAAGACCATCACCATAAATGGCATCGGCAGGCTCTGAAAAAGAGGTGCTTGTCAGTCAAAAACATCCACATTGACGGCCAGAGTGTCTCTGGCCACTTCAGGTGAcgaaaaatatgtcatcatGATAGCTCGTTTCCAATAAGGCCAGGGGTTGAGGCGGAATTTACCTGGCGTGAAAGCCACCACTGAGGGCGTGGTACGGGCTCCCTCGGCGTTCTCGATGACCTTGGCCTGCTTGCCTTCCATAACAGCCACGCACGAGTTGGTGGTGCCCAAGTCAATGCCAATGACATGACCCGTCACGCCCGAGGATTTGGCTCGGCGGGCTTCCAGATTGTACTTGGACGACAAGCTTTGAGCGGCAGCCAAACTCGGAATCTAATGAGAGATGAGAAAATACCAGATCACGCTTGGGGCTTCGTTTTCTTTGAGTTCATGAATTATATCGCTGAAGCCTTGGATACGCCATTGACATGTTAAGGGGTAACGTTTTTACGTCTGGCCTAGAAGAAGGATCGTTTAGGTAGAAATATTGTATTTGTCCTAAATTGGGAGTCGAGTCCAGAAAGAGCAGAAACTAATTTGATTCTGAACGAGGTAGGTCAATGATGTATATTTTTCTTGATCCGACGATCAAATGACGGTCGGAGTGGTTCCCAATGTTGATCGAATCGGCCCAACCAATAATGGCTCAACAATCCCTTTTCTCCGAATTCAACTCCAGTATTTCCAGCCATTGTGCTTGGTTAGAAAGAGGCTTTCACGCTGCTCTCATCTATGTAGATTAATAGTTATTACTACTCACAATTAGGCTCCTGAGATTGGGGAATATTAATCATGATACTGGATCTTTTCGGTAGTGAAAAACTTAATGCAAGCCCCTTTCGAAGAATATTCAGATTCCAGCCATTACTTCAGCAGTTCCATCCGGACTAATTCAGTCGAATTAAGGATTCATTCCCACTGATCGGACAAGTTCGGGTGGCAATGGCCATGGACGGTATTCTTCGTTCGTCTAGTTCATctagttggcggtgctacaTGATTAAACTTGacctaacacgatatttaTCACCCTAAAAGGCTCGGTCGGACGATTATATAACATTTGGCCAGACATTTAAAATCTAGCACCGCCATTGATTCGGTGGAG from Tigriopus californicus strain San Diego chromosome 5, Tcal_SD_v2.1, whole genome shotgun sequence carries:
- the LOC131880403 gene encoding carbohydrate sulfotransferase 8-like, with the translated sequence MRGAQINVAVRYLNHSQNIEHIHLSRAIMSLKANERHHLLHNECSSIFQGRPRINPRGYTACVYGNEMRARRHRIKTVCEGHNGIRNRSELVTERFLIVKYRHLVWCPVYKAASTNWMVTLPSLTNFSPRDLDALSLKYRSQNELAQFVAKPRPKSSFEAYMALRPKPVTFLIVRHPFHRLLSAYRDKIEADNAYFFAKYGSGIVTKYRSEALERFGTTHSKHGTVWSPRPTFWEFIQAVLRDGLMDPHWHPISSWCGLCHLQFDFVIKFENLREEEDFLLGQLGLKNIVPISWENRNTQGAPWSLALQRHYFSALNSTEMKKLHELYRDDFELFEYDFKLSDYHLHTAVDKRGIHALAKKLGQAR
- the LOC131880237 gene encoding stress-70 protein, mitochondrial-like, with amino-acid sequence MLARGSRLILGAQPSLSSVSSHWFHSVRASAQTQIPSLAAAQSLSSKYNLEARRAKSSGVTGHVIGIDLGTTNSCVAVMEGKQAKVIENAEGARTTPSVVAFTPEGERLAGMPAKRQAVTNSANTFYATKRLIGRRFDDAEVKKDMKMVSYKIVKASNGDAWLSSTDGKVYSPSQIGAFVLTKMKETADSYLGTNVKNAVVTVPAYFNDSQRQATKDAGQISGLNVLRVINEPTAAALAYGMDKSEDKVIAVFDLGGGTFDISILEIQKGVFEVKSTNGNTFLGGEDFDNALLQYLVSEFKKDQGIDLGKDGMALQRVREAAEKAKVELSSALQTDINLPYLTMDQSGPKHMNMKLSRSKFESIVQDLIKKTIEPCNKAMKDAEVSKSDIGDVILVGGMSRMPKVQETCQTIFGRNPSKAVNPDEAVAMGAAIQGGVLAGDVTDVLLLDVTPLSLGIETLGGVFTKLINRNTTIPTKKSQVFSTAADGQTQVEIKVFQGEREMALDNKLLGQFQLVGIPPAPRGVPQVEVTFDIDANGIVNVHARDKGTGKEQQIVIQSSGGLSKDEIENMVRDAEAHADADKVKKERIEAVNQAEGILHDTETKMDEYKDQLDAEEVSKMKEKIQEVRDILVKKDEMEPEEIKKSVNDLQQSSLKLFEMAYKKMSNERNQDSSSSSSSSSESSSSTEGSEEKKDEGKKEDKQ